A part of Caldicellulosiruptor owensensis OL genomic DNA contains:
- the scfA gene encoding six-cysteine ranthipeptide SCIFF, which translates to MKHIKVVVKNALSKTVVTGGCGECQASCQSACKTSCTVGNQICKNRK; encoded by the coding sequence ATGAAGCATATAAAGGTTGTTGTAAAAAATGCTCTTTCAAAAACAGTTGTTACTGGCGGCTGTGGTGAGTGCCAGGCATCATGCCAGTCAGCTTGCAAGACATCTTGTACTGTTGGAAACCAAATTTGCAAAAACAGAAAATAA
- the secD gene encoding protein translocase subunit SecD codes for MQNKNLAKFLIGCLVIAFAFYIVFFGLEIGTASIPSVQKVIRYGLDLKGGVYIVYEAAKENPTKREMESALQLIRTRLDMRNFYDATATIQGSKRIRVEIPGVKDPDEAIQYIGRTALIEFKGPSGDLIVSGRNVVDAYAQQTASGYVVALKFDKEGTKKFAEGTKKYLGQNIGIYLDGKLISNPVVQAEIDNGEAVIEGMKNLEEAKTLAQQIKAGALPFALNVIESKAIGPSLGNEAFKSTLKAGIIGILLVFLFMIIFYRLPGLVADIALVAYIVILVAIVGYAKITLTLPGIAGIILSAGMAVDANILIFARLKEELRSGKTLRAAMDAGFRRALNAVIDSNVTTIIAGIVLLFLGTGPIKGFAWTLTIGIVVSFFTAITVTRFLLTSIINTGLFKDVRWYGGKKTREVDA; via the coding sequence ATGCAAAATAAAAACTTGGCAAAGTTTCTGATAGGATGTTTGGTTATAGCTTTTGCATTTTACATAGTATTTTTTGGACTGGAGATTGGAACTGCAAGTATTCCATCAGTTCAAAAAGTTATAAGGTATGGACTTGATTTGAAAGGCGGTGTTTACATTGTCTATGAAGCGGCAAAAGAAAATCCAACAAAAAGAGAAATGGAATCAGCATTGCAGCTTATCAGGACAAGGCTTGACATGAGAAACTTTTACGATGCAACAGCAACAATTCAGGGTTCAAAGAGGATAAGAGTGGAAATTCCGGGTGTCAAAGACCCTGATGAAGCGATACAATATATAGGAAGAACTGCCTTGATTGAATTTAAAGGACCTTCTGGTGATTTAATTGTTTCAGGTAGAAACGTTGTTGATGCATATGCACAGCAGACAGCATCAGGATACGTTGTTGCACTAAAGTTTGACAAAGAGGGAACAAAAAAGTTTGCAGAAGGAACAAAAAAATATTTAGGGCAGAACATTGGAATTTATCTTGATGGGAAGCTTATTTCCAATCCTGTTGTTCAGGCTGAGATTGACAATGGTGAGGCTGTAATTGAAGGTATGAAAAACTTAGAAGAGGCAAAGACTTTAGCCCAGCAAATTAAGGCAGGTGCACTGCCATTTGCTTTAAATGTAATAGAAAGCAAGGCAATAGGACCTTCACTTGGAAATGAGGCTTTCAAATCAACTTTAAAGGCTGGAATTATTGGAATTCTACTTGTATTCCTGTTTATGATAATTTTCTACAGACTGCCAGGGCTTGTTGCAGATATAGCTTTAGTTGCTTATATAGTTATTTTGGTTGCGATTGTGGGGTATGCCAAAATAACTTTGACCCTCCCTGGTATAGCAGGTATAATCCTGTCTGCCGGCATGGCAGTTGACGCGAATATCTTAATCTTTGCAAGGTTGAAAGAGGAATTAAGAAGTGGAAAAACTTTAAGAGCTGCTATGGATGCAGGTTTTAGAAGAGCGCTTAATGCTGTTATTGACTCTAACGTAACAACAATAATAGCTGGAATTGTTCTTTTGTTCTTGGGAACAGGTCCAATTAAAGGTTTTGCATGGACACTCACTATAGGTATTGTTGTATCGTTTTTCACAGCAATTACTGTTACAAGATTTTTGCTTACTTCAATTATAAATACAGGACTTTTCAAAGATGTCAGATGGTATGGTGGTAAGAAAACCAGGGAGGTG
- a CDS encoding endo-1,4-beta-xylanase, which yields MKGCVYGKLKRFSALILAILFLVATLIGIGSTKVSKVSGATKKSFVEFNFENKLVAPFKTSGKSMTLKIDSTTAAEGTFSLLASGRKQIDDGVLLDVTNIIDYSNEYTITLYVYHKSSKLQRFVVSSEIETKSGKENKPLCEKVIMPNSWKKLDASLNLTELKGIKKVWLKVYVPTSTTNFYVDLFTLKVSESSNLIKFESFEDKSIAGFVPQDKKCKLSVTKEKAYQGTYSIKFQQTAKKQNTAVTLPVKGTFEKGKSYSISFYVYQPILKSLNLAVGVRFLENGKNTKEIVLGKVTVPKNKWTEVFASYTPSLDSKIKDFLIFIRPLSEISYYYFDNFTISDDGWYSAVPDLDLPSLSEKYKNYFKVGVAVPYKALTNPVDVALIKRHFNSITAENEMKPEALEPYEGTFNFSIADEYLNFCKKNNIAIRGHTLVWHQQTPSWFFQHPQTGEKLTNSEKDKKILLERLKKYIQTVVSRYKGRIYAWDVVNEAIDENQPDGFRRSEWFNILGPEYIEKAFIYTHQADPNALLFYNDYSTENPVKREYIYKLIKGLKEKGVPIHGIGLQCHISVSWPSVEEVEKTIKLFSSIPGIKIHVTEIDISVAKEFGEDIDEETKRYLLIQQARKLKDLFDVFKKYKNVVTSVSFWGLKDDYSWLKGDFPLLFDKDYQPKFAFWSLIDPSVVPEE from the coding sequence ATGAAAGGTTGTGTTTATGGAAAATTGAAAAGGTTTTCGGCATTGATTTTAGCAATTTTATTTTTGGTTGCAACCTTGATTGGCATAGGAAGTACTAAAGTTAGTAAAGTTAGCGGAGCAACAAAAAAGAGTTTTGTAGAGTTTAATTTTGAAAATAAATTAGTAGCGCCGTTTAAAACATCGGGCAAATCTATGACTTTAAAGATTGACAGTACAACCGCAGCAGAAGGAACCTTTTCACTTCTTGCAAGTGGCCGAAAGCAAATAGATGATGGAGTTTTGCTTGATGTAACCAATATCATAGATTATTCAAATGAATATACAATTACTCTATATGTTTATCACAAATCCAGCAAGCTACAGCGTTTTGTTGTGAGTAGCGAAATTGAGACAAAAAGCGGAAAAGAAAATAAACCGCTGTGCGAGAAGGTTATCATGCCAAATAGCTGGAAAAAACTTGATGCAAGTTTAAATTTGACTGAGCTAAAAGGGATTAAAAAAGTTTGGCTAAAGGTATATGTGCCAACCTCAACCACAAATTTTTACGTTGACCTTTTTACACTCAAAGTTTCCGAGAGCTCTAATCTCATAAAATTTGAAAGCTTTGAAGACAAGAGTATAGCAGGATTTGTTCCTCAGGATAAAAAATGTAAATTGTCAGTCACAAAAGAAAAAGCTTATCAAGGTACATATAGCATAAAGTTTCAGCAGACTGCAAAAAAGCAGAATACAGCTGTTACTTTGCCGGTGAAAGGTACATTTGAAAAGGGTAAGAGCTATTCAATATCTTTTTATGTGTATCAGCCCATTTTAAAGAGTTTAAACTTGGCAGTTGGCGTTAGGTTTCTGGAAAATGGAAAGAACACGAAAGAGATTGTGCTTGGGAAAGTAACTGTTCCAAAGAATAAGTGGACAGAAGTATTTGCAAGTTATACGCCCTCTTTGGATTCAAAGATAAAAGACTTTTTGATTTTCATAAGACCTCTTTCAGAGATTTCCTATTATTACTTTGACAACTTCACAATTTCAGATGATGGGTGGTATTCAGCTGTGCCTGATTTAGATTTACCTTCTTTAAGTGAGAAATACAAAAACTACTTTAAAGTTGGTGTTGCTGTACCCTACAAGGCTTTGACGAATCCTGTTGATGTTGCACTCATAAAGAGACATTTTAACAGCATTACAGCAGAAAATGAGATGAAGCCAGAAGCACTTGAGCCGTATGAAGGGACTTTTAACTTCTCAATTGCTGATGAGTATTTGAATTTTTGCAAGAAAAATAATATAGCTATTCGCGGACACACTCTTGTGTGGCATCAGCAAACGCCCAGCTGGTTTTTCCAGCACCCTCAGACAGGGGAGAAGCTGACAAACAGTGAAAAAGACAAGAAGATACTTTTAGAGAGGTTGAAAAAATATATCCAGACAGTTGTTTCAAGATACAAGGGCAGAATTTATGCCTGGGATGTTGTCAATGAGGCCATTGACGAAAACCAGCCGGACGGTTTTAGAAGAAGCGAGTGGTTCAATATATTAGGTCCAGAGTATATCGAAAAGGCGTTCATATACACTCATCAGGCAGACCCTAACGCTTTGCTTTTTTACAATGACTACAGCACAGAAAATCCAGTGAAGAGAGAATACATTTATAAGCTTATAAAAGGCCTAAAAGAAAAAGGAGTACCCATTCATGGTATTGGTCTTCAGTGCCATATTTCTGTGAGCTGGCCAAGCGTTGAAGAAGTGGAAAAAACCATAAAACTTTTTAGCAGCATTCCTGGTATTAAGATACATGTCACAGAAATTGATATAAGTGTGGCAAAAGAATTTGGCGAAGATATAGATGAAGAAACAAAAAGATATCTTTTGATTCAGCAGGCAAGAAAGTTAAAAGACCTTTTTGATGTGTTTAAAAAATACAAAAATGTGGTAACAAGTGTTTCGTTCTGGGGGCTTAAAGATGACTATTCATGGTTAAAAGGTGATTTTCCGCTTTTGTTTGACAAAGACTATCAGCCAAAATTTGCTTTTTGGAGTTTAATAGATCCATCAGTTGTGCCAGAGGAGTAA
- the scfB gene encoding thioether cross-link-forming SCIFF peptide maturase, with product MVHTFEKFGLKIVVDVASGSIFTVDRVAYEVINYYKENGSFEGVEDALEFDKQQIAEAVFEVKSLIEQGVLFSEDIYKDMNLIEKRNPVIKAMCLHVAHDCDLRCRYCFASSGTFKQERKLMSFDVGKKAIDFLLQNSGSRQNLEVDFFGGEPLLNFEVVKKIVEYARQEEKKYNKKISFTLTTNATNLTDQIIEYLNQNMENVVLSHDGRPEVNDFMRIDKDGNGTYDRITDNILRFIKKRNGKTYYVRGTFTAKNLDFSKDVLHLYSCGIKEISVEPAVLDKNSPWAIREIHIERIKEEYDILAEEYINAKLKGEGFSFFHFNIDLTGGPCVSKRLSGCGAGFEYVAVDPEGNIFPCHQFVDKPDFKLGDVFKGLQRFDLVEEFMKNTVYEKNECSKCWARFYCSGGCAAANYNMNGDVKKSYIVGCELERKRVENAIAIKLYLMEKGIES from the coding sequence ATGGTTCATACGTTTGAGAAGTTCGGACTTAAAATTGTAGTGGATGTGGCATCAGGTTCAATTTTCACAGTTGATAGAGTTGCTTATGAGGTAATAAATTATTACAAAGAAAATGGAAGTTTTGAGGGAGTAGAAGATGCACTTGAGTTTGATAAACAGCAGATAGCTGAGGCAGTTTTTGAAGTAAAAAGCTTGATTGAACAAGGAGTTTTATTTTCTGAGGATATTTATAAGGATATGAATTTAATTGAAAAGAGAAATCCGGTTATAAAGGCAATGTGTCTCCATGTTGCTCATGACTGTGACCTGAGATGCAGGTACTGTTTTGCATCAAGCGGTACTTTTAAACAAGAAAGAAAACTTATGAGTTTTGATGTAGGTAAAAAGGCAATAGATTTTCTACTTCAAAATTCTGGTTCAAGGCAGAACTTAGAGGTTGATTTTTTTGGTGGAGAGCCACTTTTGAATTTTGAGGTGGTAAAAAAAATTGTTGAGTATGCAAGGCAAGAGGAGAAGAAATATAATAAGAAAATATCCTTTACACTAACAACAAATGCAACAAATCTAACAGACCAGATAATTGAATATCTAAACCAGAACATGGAAAATGTTGTACTCAGCCATGATGGAAGACCTGAAGTCAATGACTTTATGAGGATTGATAAGGACGGTAATGGCACATATGACAGGATAACAGACAACATTTTGAGGTTTATCAAAAAAAGAAATGGGAAAACTTATTATGTGAGAGGAACATTTACAGCAAAGAACTTGGATTTTTCAAAGGACGTTTTACATTTATACAGCTGTGGGATAAAAGAAATTTCAGTTGAACCTGCTGTGTTGGACAAAAATAGTCCCTGGGCGATACGTGAGATTCACATTGAAAGAATAAAAGAAGAGTATGATATTTTGGCTGAGGAGTATATAAATGCGAAACTTAAAGGAGAAGGCTTTAGCTTCTTCCATTTCAATATAGACCTTACAGGTGGGCCATGTGTTTCAAAAAGACTTTCAGGGTGTGGTGCCGGGTTTGAGTATGTAGCAGTTGACCCTGAGGGTAATATCTTCCCGTGTCACCAGTTTGTTGACAAGCCAGACTTTAAGCTTGGTGATGTCTTTAAAGGTCTGCAGAGGTTTGATTTGGTTGAGGAGTTTATGAAAAATACTGTTTATGAAAAAAATGAATGTTCAAAGTGCTGGGCAAGGTTTTACTGCAGTGGTGGTTGTGCTGCAGCAAACTATAATATGAACGGTGATGTGAAGAAATCTTACATTGTTGGATGCGAACTTGAAAGAAAGAGGGTGGAAAATGCAATAGCTATAAAGCTTTATCTTATGGAAAAGGGGATTGAGAGCTGA
- the fba gene encoding class II fructose-1,6-bisphosphate aldolase — MPLVTTREMFKKAAEGKYAIGAFNVNNMEIIQGIVEAAKEEQAPLILQVSAGARKYAKHIYLIKLVEAALEDSGDLPIALHLDHGEDFEICKACIDGGFTSVMIDGSRLPFEENIALTKKVVEYAHERGVVVEAELGKLAGIEDNVKVAEHEAAFTDPDQAAEFVERTGVDSLAVAIGTSHGAYKFKGDPKLDFERLQRIVEKLPKDFPIVLHGASTVLPEFVEMCNKYGGNIPGAKGVPEDMLRKAAELGVRKINIDTDLRLAMTAAIRKHLYEHPDHFDPRQYLKDGRDAIKEMVKHKLRNVLGCAGKAPEILEEIKKNRG, encoded by the coding sequence ATGCCGTTAGTTACCACAAGAGAAATGTTTAAAAAAGCTGCCGAAGGCAAGTACGCAATAGGTGCATTTAACGTCAACAACATGGAGATTATCCAGGGAATTGTAGAGGCTGCAAAGGAGGAACAGGCACCACTCATTTTACAGGTTTCGGCAGGAGCAAGAAAATATGCAAAGCATATCTATCTTATCAAGCTTGTTGAAGCAGCTCTTGAAGATTCGGGAGACCTCCCAATTGCTCTTCATCTTGACCATGGAGAGGACTTTGAGATTTGCAAAGCATGTATTGATGGTGGTTTTACTTCTGTTATGATTGATGGTTCAAGACTTCCTTTTGAGGAGAATATTGCTCTTACAAAAAAGGTTGTTGAATATGCTCATGAACGCGGAGTTGTTGTTGAGGCAGAGCTTGGAAAACTTGCTGGAATTGAGGACAATGTAAAAGTTGCAGAACATGAGGCAGCTTTTACAGATCCAGACCAGGCTGCAGAATTTGTTGAAAGAACAGGTGTAGATTCTTTAGCTGTTGCAATTGGAACAAGTCATGGTGCTTACAAATTCAAAGGAGATCCTAAACTTGACTTTGAGAGACTTCAAAGAATTGTTGAGAAACTTCCAAAAGATTTTCCGATTGTTCTTCATGGTGCATCAACAGTTTTACCGGAATTTGTTGAGATGTGTAACAAGTATGGAGGAAATATTCCAGGTGCAAAAGGTGTGCCAGAAGATATGCTCAGAAAAGCGGCAGAGCTTGGTGTGCGAAAGATTAACATTGATACTGATTTGAGACTTGCAATGACCGCGGCTATCAGAAAACATCTTTATGAGCATCCTGATCACTTTGACCCAAGACAGTATCTTAAGGATGGCAGGGATGCAATAAAAGAGATGGTAAAACACAAGCTTAGAAATGTGCTTGGTTGTGCGGGCAAGGCCCCTGAAATTTTAGAGGAGATAAAGAAAAACAGAGGTTAA
- a CDS encoding bifunctional phosphoglucose/phosphomannose isomerase, with product MLDNLETIAQNDPSGMFEAVYNLPEQIQKAYEIGKNISVKVKAEDIDKVVITGLGGSAIGGNLLRVFVLDKCKIPVIVNRDYVLPAYVDSKTLVIASSYSGNTEETLSAYQDAKSKGAKIIAITTGGKLKEFAEKDGFDVITIPSGLQPRAALGYSFIPLLMLFVKLGLIEPVDDQIEETVKVLSDLRERYKPEVPEEKNLAKRLTLKLWNKLPIIYGISGTTEVIAERWKGQICENSKSPAYFNVFSELNHNEIVGTESPKHILGLFEIVMLHDTEDHKRNAIRMDITKDLVKGVVSGVNDIYSIGNSRLARMFSLIYLGDYVSLYLATLYQNDPTPVKKIDILKNKLAEIKD from the coding sequence ATGCTTGATAATTTAGAGACAATTGCACAGAATGATCCAAGTGGTATGTTTGAGGCAGTGTATAATCTTCCTGAGCAAATTCAAAAAGCGTACGAGATAGGCAAAAATATTAGCGTGAAAGTAAAAGCAGAAGATATAGATAAAGTAGTTATTACAGGTCTTGGCGGTTCAGCAATAGGTGGGAACCTTTTGAGAGTATTTGTTCTTGACAAGTGCAAAATCCCTGTGATTGTTAACAGAGACTATGTACTTCCTGCGTATGTTGATTCTAAAACTCTTGTCATAGCTTCAAGCTATTCGGGTAACACAGAAGAAACACTTTCTGCCTACCAAGATGCAAAATCAAAAGGTGCGAAAATAATTGCAATAACTACAGGTGGAAAGCTAAAAGAGTTTGCTGAAAAGGATGGATTTGATGTAATTACAATTCCAAGCGGGCTTCAGCCAAGAGCTGCACTCGGATATTCATTTATTCCACTCTTGATGCTATTTGTCAAACTTGGTCTAATTGAACCTGTTGATGATCAGATAGAAGAGACAGTAAAGGTTTTGAGTGACCTGAGAGAAAGATATAAACCAGAGGTGCCGGAAGAGAAAAACCTTGCAAAGAGACTTACCCTAAAACTTTGGAACAAACTTCCAATCATATATGGCATTAGCGGAACCACAGAGGTCATTGCAGAAAGATGGAAGGGTCAGATTTGTGAAAATTCAAAATCGCCAGCATATTTTAATGTATTCTCAGAGCTCAACCACAACGAGATAGTTGGAACTGAGTCGCCAAAGCATATTCTTGGACTTTTTGAAATTGTAATGCTCCATGACACAGAAGACCACAAGAGAAATGCAATCAGAATGGATATTACAAAGGACCTTGTAAAAGGTGTTGTATCTGGAGTAAATGATATATACTCAATCGGAAATTCGAGGCTTGCGAGAATGTTTTCGCTAATTTACCTGGGAGATTATGTATCACTTTATCTTGCAACACTTTACCAAAATGATCCAACTCCTGTGAAAAAGATTGATATTTTAAAGAACAAACTTGCAGAGATTAAAGACTAA
- a CDS encoding ROK family transcriptional regulator, whose protein sequence is MGNHALLKQINKLLILKTILDNKMISRAKISRLVDLNKATVSNLTDELIKEGYIVEKGYGKSKGGRRPVLLQVNKDVGSIIGIDLGVDYIHVILSNFIGEIIFEEYVNIKMKEPKEKLLNLLFDMIEKAIDKAPPTPKGILGIGIGVPGIVEKESGIVLIAPNLEWKNVHLKSIIEQKFNLPVYIDNEANAGALGEKWFGEWGKVSDLIYLSVGIGLGAGIIIDNKLFRGAAGFAGEVGHTTINFQDDVCSCGNIGCLENFASERALLSIIKKLVKEGAEDRYISCENVDEITPSQIIQAAMDGSRICRMAVLEVAEKMAIGIANLVNIFNPEIVIVGNKASFFGDLFLEKLREAVNQKSFIAQFYDLKIEVSKLKDRAVVLGCIAMVISDMLSFPEYA, encoded by the coding sequence ATGGGTAATCACGCGTTATTAAAACAAATAAATAAGCTTTTAATTTTGAAAACAATTTTAGATAATAAGATGATATCGCGCGCAAAAATTTCAAGGCTTGTAGATTTAAATAAAGCAACAGTGTCAAACCTAACCGATGAGCTCATAAAAGAAGGATATATAGTTGAAAAGGGATATGGCAAATCAAAAGGTGGAAGAAGACCTGTGCTTTTACAAGTAAATAAGGACGTAGGTTCAATCATAGGGATTGATTTGGGTGTTGATTACATTCATGTTATTCTTTCAAACTTTATAGGTGAGATTATTTTTGAAGAATATGTCAACATTAAGATGAAAGAGCCAAAAGAAAAACTTTTAAATCTTCTTTTTGACATGATTGAAAAAGCAATAGATAAAGCTCCGCCGACTCCAAAAGGAATTTTAGGTATTGGAATTGGTGTTCCTGGTATTGTGGAAAAAGAATCTGGAATTGTGCTTATTGCTCCAAATTTGGAATGGAAAAATGTTCACTTAAAGTCGATTATTGAGCAAAAGTTCAACCTCCCTGTTTATATTGACAATGAAGCAAATGCAGGCGCACTGGGCGAAAAGTGGTTTGGCGAATGGGGAAAAGTTAGTGATTTGATTTATTTAAGTGTTGGCATTGGTCTTGGAGCAGGGATTATTATTGATAACAAGCTTTTCAGGGGCGCTGCAGGATTTGCAGGGGAGGTTGGACACACAACTATCAACTTTCAAGACGATGTTTGCAGCTGTGGCAACATTGGCTGTCTTGAGAACTTTGCATCTGAGAGGGCACTTTTGAGTATTATCAAAAAACTTGTAAAAGAAGGAGCAGAGGATAGGTATATAAGCTGTGAAAATGTAGATGAAATCACTCCTTCTCAGATAATACAAGCAGCGATGGATGGAAGCAGGATTTGCAGAATGGCTGTGCTTGAGGTCGCTGAAAAGATGGCAATAGGAATTGCGAATCTTGTAAATATTTTTAATCCTGAAATAGTAATTGTAGGTAACAAGGCATCTTTTTTTGGTGATTTGTTTTTGGAAAAATTGAGAGAGGCAGTTAATCAAAAGTCTTTTATCGCCCAGTTTTATGATCTTAAGATTGAAGTTTCAAAGCTAAAAGACAGAGCTGTGGTTTTGGGGTGCATAGCAATGGTAATTTCTGATATGCTTTCTTTTCCAGAGTATGCATGA
- a CDS encoding phosphatase produces MFLEVETHCHTIASGHAYNTLEEMVLEAQRKGLKGICITDHGPEMPGSCSSLYFYNLVVVPRKINGIMVFRGCEANIVDYEGNIDIPEAALMRLDFVIASLHDVCIPSGTVSDHTRALIGAIKNPYIHCIGHPGNPLYEIDKEVVVLAAKEYKKAIEINNSSFYVREKSKENCTEILKLCKKHGVYIAMGSDAHYKADVGRCEITQKLVTEYEFPLELIVNKSLESFISFLKLHGKDIEI; encoded by the coding sequence ATGTTTTTGGAAGTTGAGACTCACTGTCATACAATTGCAAGCGGTCATGCTTACAATACCTTGGAAGAGATGGTGCTTGAGGCACAAAGAAAAGGTTTGAAAGGGATATGTATAACTGACCACGGCCCTGAGATGCCAGGGTCGTGTAGCAGTTTATATTTTTACAATCTGGTGGTTGTACCGAGAAAAATAAATGGTATAATGGTATTTAGAGGGTGCGAGGCGAATATAGTTGACTATGAAGGCAATATAGACATCCCAGAAGCAGCATTGATGAGGCTTGATTTTGTGATTGCAAGCCTGCATGATGTTTGTATCCCAAGTGGGACAGTTTCTGACCATACCAGGGCACTCATTGGTGCTATCAAAAATCCTTATATACATTGTATAGGGCATCCGGGGAATCCGCTATATGAAATTGACAAAGAAGTGGTTGTGCTTGCTGCAAAGGAATATAAAAAAGCAATTGAGATAAACAACTCTTCGTTTTATGTTCGTGAAAAGAGCAAAGAAAACTGCACAGAGATTTTAAAGCTGTGCAAAAAACATGGTGTGTACATTGCCATGGGCTCAGATGCACATTACAAAGCAGACGTTGGCAGATGCGAAATTACACAAAAACTTGTGACTGAGTATGAATTTCCTCTTGAGCTTATTGTCAACAAAAGCTTAGAAAGCTTTATAAGCTTTCTAAAGCTTCATGGGAAGGATATTGAAATTTAA
- a CDS encoding gamma carbonic anhydrase family protein — protein MIISYKGKTPKIAPSAFVAENAVVIGDVEIGENSSVWFGCVIRCEENKIVIGKNTNIQDLTTIHTDHCCSVIIGNNVTVGHNVVLHGCEIGNNVLIGMGSIIMNRSKIGDNCLIGAGSLITQDMVIPPNTLVFGRPAKVIRELTPEEIEKISISAKEYIELSNEYKKVKDY, from the coding sequence ATGATAATTTCTTATAAAGGCAAAACACCTAAAATTGCGCCCTCTGCTTTTGTAGCAGAAAATGCAGTGGTAATAGGGGATGTAGAGATTGGAGAAAATTCAAGTGTATGGTTTGGGTGTGTTATAAGATGTGAGGAAAATAAAATTGTGATTGGCAAAAACACCAATATCCAGGACCTTACAACAATTCACACAGACCACTGCTGTTCTGTCATAATAGGTAACAATGTTACAGTTGGTCACAATGTTGTACTTCATGGTTGTGAAATTGGTAACAATGTTTTAATTGGAATGGGAAGTATTATAATGAATCGAAGTAAAATAGGTGACAATTGTTTGATTGGTGCAGGAAGTCTTATAACTCAAGATATGGTAATTCCGCCAAATACACTTGTGTTTGGCAGACCTGCTAAAGTGATAAGAGAGCTCACGCCAGAGGAGATTGAAAAGATTTCGATTTCTGCAAAGGAGTATATAGAGCTTAGCAATGAGTATAAAAAGGTAAAAGATTATTAA